TATCAGCAATATCCTTGAAAATTATCCCATGGGGTCCTCAACAGAAACACTGTTCTGCATCTCCTTGTGATTCATGATGCCAAGAAGTTTAGCTGGTCTAATGAGGGCTTGAGTTGGAAATGAAAGGTGTTAGTCCAGTGTGCTAGGCAGTGGCTGGTTGGAACAGATTTGCATAGATGACACTTTGATCCCCTGGGTTTGACTGTGGTGATGTTGTTGTCAGACGCTGATGTCACAAACGGCTGCTGCTGCCTTGAGTTTGGCGTGTTCAGCTGGACACCAGAGATAATGATGGTGTTGGAGGGGCCTAAAATGTAGAACAGTGAGTGTTGATCAACCGAAAAAAGACATTCGGCAATTtgttcagcaatagtccagttatatgatagagtgagtgcatgagtgagtgagtaagagggCAGAAAAAATAAGTGTGTGTACATTCATCCACAAGTTAGTGATTGACTAAGTGAGCTAAACATCACTTTGAACTGTGCTCCAGTTATggtgtttgatttcatttgaggcCAATGAACTCCTCACTAACGCGAAAAACCCCCCAATAATTTCAActaaaccaaattttgcacagtcaCATGAAATGAACAGACCAACTCTGAGGATCTGTCTCAAAATTCTGGACATCCGACTAAAAAGGTTGTTTGAACAAACGTTCATTATTTTGTTGCCAATCTTCACTATTTTTCACGGGGGGAGGGGACGACGACCACTTGCTTGTAAAACATCCAGGTAATCAACAAGTGTGTGTAGAGAAATTTCAATTTCGCATGTACAACTCtaacacctggctgttctaccagcaagtggtCCTCCCTTATAAACAAATTAGCAATGTCTGGCATGGCTAAGGGAGATTACCTTGTACCTCGAATTACAATGCCTTAAATCGCTTTTTCTGATCAAGGGAGATAGTTCCCCAAAAAGTATTTTAATCATGGCTACTTTGACAACCAGTAAGTTTAGAAATATCTACATAGCGAATCGAGTGATACTTACAGTGTGTAACTGGAATTTATCATAGATTTCGGTGAGATCTTCAATAAGAAATTGGTTGAGAACGACGATTCCCTCGAGTGTTGGGCTGGTTTTGTACACACAGTCTTGACAATGGACAATAAACTTCCTGTCTTGTTCGGTCACAAACAAGATATTGAACACTTCAACCTGAAACACAGAGAATCAGTATCCATATCATGTCCAACTAAACCAGCTTCTGATGTTGCAAGTTTTCGACTAACAGTGAGTGGAAAATCAAAAAAAAAATTAcgaagaaaaaaaaccaaaatcaGCCCTACCTACCTACTATAAAAGAAGTGACGAGAAGCATGAAATTTATGTTATGCGGGCTCAGGTGAAACCAACTCCAAGATAACAGGGTCCTGAGACACACTGGAACTCATACAATATATGGGACACAACTCTGAgttagttcagttttatgcaatattccatctatatgtgaacaatcaagtctgaaccacacaatccaatgatcaagagTATCAGCAGCGacctgtgcagttgggaaccaatgacatgtgtctaccaagtcagcaagcctgatcacccaatcttGTTACTCCCTtctagcatagtcgccttttgtggcaagcatgggttgctgaagaactaTTCAACTCTGCACAGTGAATGTTCCCACTACTTATAGTCATGTCCATGTTGACTCACCTCACATTCATTGCAGTAGTGGGCAGTTTCATCCTTGGATCGACCATGCCACTTCACCTCCTTCCCCAATGCTTCCAGTGTGTCGTACGTCATCTGTATCTGGCGAAGCGACCTCAACAAACTCCATCTATAACATTGGAAATTTGTTCAAATGCTGAGCCCCAAAGAAACTTGTTTgcgcagcactcagcaacattccagctatatgtctaGGCCAAATAATCTGTGACTGACAGTAAGACAGATCTATACTGCTGTAACATGATAACACGCCTCAACTCAGTGAGTCTACCACTCTATCCCACTAGCCACCCCATAAAACAAAcacgagttgctgaagaccatttaaAGCCCTGATCTTTATGCTTCCAAAAACGAAACTAGATCTTGAATGCTAGTTACACACTGGCTATATTACGGAGACCTGAAAATACTTGTTCATTCACCTGCTACAGCAATCAACCTACCTGATTTGTTCGTACAGCTTGACATCCGTCATGCCGACATTCATGGCAAGGTTCCATGACAGGTGCACCATGGGAACTATGGACTTGTAGCTCTGCAGTTTATTCCACTCATACCTCTCGATACCCAGCTGGAACTGGCGAGCTGTCAGCGGGCCCACATTCCAGGCAATGTTATTACACCAACCCTGGACACAGATGTAAATTGTTAGAAACTGTTCATCATAAACTGTGACATGCAGATCTCTTGAGCCCATTTTAGAAAATGTTGTGTCGATGAAGGCAGACATGACAACAGGGTCACAACAGACTCACAAATATGGCGTGCCTGGGGACCCCTAATTATTAGTACTAAGGGTCCTTGTGGGAAATAAGAGGGTCCTGTGAAATAATGGCGTAGAGAACTGTACGTTTTGATCATTTCTTTACAGTCTGGAATGCATCATTGATCACTGATGGATGACATGATACACGTAACTGCTCAgaaagaaacaaccaaacactcAGCAGTGAATAATATTGTGTGTTGCtcttcaaacaataaattatattttttctgtCCATTCTCTatattttaccaatattccagcgatatcacatcaggggacaccagaaaatgggcctcacacattgtacccatgtggggaatcgaacccgggtcttcggcgtgacgagcgaacgctttacccactaggctcccccaccgcccctggtccttttcaaatgttaaacagaacactacagtgagtgagtttagttttacgccccactcagcaacattccagctatatggccgcgttctgtaaataatcgagtctggaccagacaatccagtgatcaacaacatgagcattgatctgtgcaattgggaagcgatgacatgtgccaaccaggtcagtgagtctgaccacccgatccagttagtcaccacttacgacaagcatagtcaccttctatagcaagcatggattgctgaaggcctattctaccctggaattTCACGGGTCAGAACTCAACAGTGCTCTGTTTATCATTCAGCTatgttcaacaacaacaacaacaacataacaacaacaacaacaagaagaagaacaacaacaacaagagaGATCCTAAACAACAGAAGCAGTTCCTTGTCACTTACAATGGCCTGGACCCAATGAACCGTGCCTGGGCCGATCCAAACAAGGTCCCCTGGTTTCTGTATGAATCTGTACACAGGGACATCCTCCTCATACAGGTCCTCCAGCACAGGCCACCAGGACCCTGTCAAATAGTTGACGCTATTTCTGCAACAGAGAGGTAGTCAGTTCAGTCAGTGGTTGTATTTTTTTGATGGGTGGCTTTGTATTCAATGACACTGTTTCAACCTATGGTTTAACCAAGTGGTCTCGCCATTCCTTGGCAGGTTTGTTTGAATCCATATTCTCAATAATAATCACAGACCTTATCAATTCATGATAACAAtatttggatgaacaacttctttattgctttGAAAGTAAAagatgagagtgagtgagtgagcaagtttagttttacaccatattagcaattttccagcccatcatgtgcccacgtggggaactgaaccccaGACTGTGAGATGATGGACAGCCGCTTGAACCACTCGGCTAACCCACTGCCTCAAAcatgaagttgttcatccatataatGTTTTccttccaacttctaaacgcctctcaaagaagttcaGTGTTGCTTTATTGAGTTGTATTCTTGATTTCAGTATCATATATTATTTGTCTCAGTGACACCATCTCATCGAATGGTCTCCTTAAATTATTCATCTCATTCAGTGACACCATCTCATTCAATGGTCTCGCTTTACTGAACAGTAGTTAACAATCAATGGCACTGCCATGTGTTTTATCCTCAGGTTTTGCTCCATTCAGTGGTATTGTCTAACCAACAGTATTCAGATTTCATTGTTTTACTCAACACTCACTTTTCACACAGGTTGTAGATTACTCCCCAGTACTGATCGGGAACAGCGAACCACTCACAGTCTCCGGGTCCAATGTTGATGTTCACTGAACAGAAGTTGTTGTTCTCCTGATGGCCTGGACAATGAAGAAGACTGACTTTCAGTAAGTTACTTAGTGAATAAGTGAGatgggttttatgctgcttttagcaatattccagcaatatcaagtcaggggacaccagagatgggtcCATTCTACAGAGGCTTAGAGTGCATTTTCAACAGCGGCATAGAGCGTCCTTTATACAGTCACCAAAGGTCATTAGTGCAGGACTATCCTAGAACATCTGGCAGTCCAACATTTCCATGTCTGTCAGTTGTCATATATTCATACAACCCTCACCTGGAGTCCTCGACCCTGGCACTTTCATATACAGCTGTACTGTGTTCATGCCGAGAATGGTGTGTCCCACGTGGCTGAGCATGTTTCCCGCGGACACCACCCGTGTGAAAGACGGCAATTTGGTTAGCTCATGAAGCTGAAGCTTCCACTTCTTCTCATCTGACAAGTCGACATTTGTCCCGAACTTAATAATCTTCACTTTCTTCCTGCAGATAAAGGGAAACATGTCAAGAGAGGTTAGAAGTTAAGtgaaggatggatggatggatggatggatggataagTCACTGTAATCATATCACTGCACCCTCTAATCAAATCCTACCCTTCAGCCCAGAGACGTGCAATCACACGATAGAACAGGCAACCAGTAACATTTTAAGAAAAAACATCCCCGCCGTAGAGTCCCAAGTGAACTGAACCAGCAGTAAGGCTTCCACATTAACAGTGATAGAAGAACACCTTGTTCAAGGTACACTGAGGGATGTTGATGCACTGTCAGATACTTTACAATCTGTCCCATGAAAAGAataggtgagtttagttttatgtcacactgagcaatattccagtgatcaacagcatgagcatcatctgtgcaactgggacacgatgatttatctcacctcacacatgaatgtcgctttctgattggctaagcaccattctattattttcaatgtacccctcttataggtgatgtattattttcaatgtacacctcTGGGAATTccaaactcttctggtgctttgtggtagtacttttttatcttgaataacattgaatcacgcatcaaacacagaaattaccaatgttttgcgattgaaaattgatggaagggagataactctaaatctgtttaccttgtgtcatctgcaaaatggcgattagcctcgcattcaacagaagtgcttcaaacagttaaaaattGAAACtcaggtgttcagtaagataaacaCATTGTTCACTGATCCCTTGGGGGCCATgtgctcatgtaccctcgaggtttgtttatgttcccgaGCAACTTAGAGTGTGAACCAAGTAACTGATCCCCCTTAATcacctgttatgacaagcatgggtcaatGAAGATCGTTTATAACCCATATCTTTACAGGTCtcacatgaaaaaaaaagcaGTGACCTACCCCTTTGAAGATGAGGAAGAGTTGGAATCACTATCCGAATCCTTCTCCTTGTGCTGCCCCTTCGCCTTCTCTGCCTCCTCCTAAAaacaaacagcaaaagaaagttTTCCACAGCATCAAGTCTGAGACTGACTGGGAAGAATCCTATACCACAGACCATCTCAATAATGAATTGATTGTAACCAATATGCAATAAAGCTTTGAAGAAATGCCCATCAGACAGTTCATGGTGTCGGTTCTGACCTTGAGAGATTCTTGAAATGAGGAGGCCTGGTACTGGGCATACTTGGCAACAGTTGTGTGACTTCTGCTGCTGTCACAGTGCCACACCTTGTTGCCCCAGCTGTCACGGTTCTCGTCCGGCGCCTGCTGCTTCTGTTGACAGGAGGTGACATTCAATATTAAACAAACTGACAAGAGATTCCAATCAAACAGGACATTCCAATtctacaatgagtgagtttagttttatgccactcttagcaatattccagcaatacaatggcaagggacactagacataggcttcacacatcgaacccatgtggagaattgaacttAGGTCTGTGAACACTCTCacaactaggctaccacaccatcacaccaAGTCTAGAGAAAGGAGAACTAGTAATCATTTTTGTACTacaattaaaataaaacaataatcaGTTCCATGCCTGCAAATAGAATTGCTCTTTCCGCTGAACTTTCTGGGATGACAGATTGTAAACGTGTAAAATGCACCTGGATCAAAACCTGGTCAATGTTATGATAATGAAACAGCGTAACTTGCAATTAGTTATACagtgctttcagcaatattccagcaatatcatcatagtggacaccagatatgggcttcacacatttcacccacaaggagaatcgaacccggctcctCGGAATGATgaaccaacactttaaccacatggctacccgTTGTCCCACAAACGACCAACAAGTGACTGGAATTTAAAAGTAGTTACCTGCGTGCGGACTTCAACACGATGATCAGCATTTGCTTCAACCAGTGTTTTTGTCGAAAATAAACCTAAATCTGAAAAtaagatatattttgtgaataaTATCATAAATTAAAGTTACtaatgtttgcatgtgtgtgtgtgtgcgtgcgtgcgtgtgtgcgtgtgtgcgtacgtgcatGTGTGCAAGAGTGTGATAATTTCTTACAAGtatcatctcacaagaaaaatAGCTTCACAAATATAAAGTGTTCTCTGGGGATGATGCATGATGAAAAACTGTTTGCACCTCTTCAAGCAGTAATATTAGTGTCTTTTACCAAACTGCAAAAGTTTTTGGAAAGGTCAGACtgtacaatccagtgactaacatcaaaagcttggactgactgactgtttAGCTTACGcctattcaacaatattacacaatgacttttgtctgaagttgttatttgttgcatgtgacacttgtttatgtttgttattATAGAATGTTAATAAATTCAATGccaattacaagaaatgttaaattttattctatgggtcctgtgaattttcagagAGTCAGACAGACatttgaaacttacaggacccaatgtcctgttacttcgAAACACCATTCATAAACACTGTAATCGAGTaggaaccagacaatccagagatcaaaagcatgagcactgatctgcacaaatggcaACTAAGTCTGCTAGCCTTGCCACCCCGagccgttagtctcctcttacaagcatgggttactgaagaccattatTGTAAccaagaccttcacgggtgtacTAACATTTAGAAGAAATGTGAAGTCAAGTCAGGGAGCTTGACAGCCTGTTAGTTGCCACTTATGACGAGCATGGGTTGTGGAAGACTAGTTCAAACAAGGGTCTTTACTTGGAGGACTTCCCAATGGAATGTCCTTAATTGTACGCCCAGTAACAAGGAACACCAACCTAATTTCAGGGCtccagccaaccctcgtataacTACAACTGGTTGAGAATGACAGTACTGCTGAAGCTCCGGCGAAAAGGCATCACGCTTGCTCTCAAGctgaaacatatacataaatttGCAATGTgagatatcacagatatacaataaTAAACACGAAGAATTGGTATGTCCTTAACAGTTTAAGAAGTAAATGCCCCCAAAAGTCTTATTtgttaaatattcatttaaaaaaaattggcAGGAAAGCATTTGATTTAAttttttaattaatttaatttaattttaatttttaatatttatttcatttaatgcTTTCAGAGCGATGTGGCAGTGTAAGAGATTTACAAATTGATTTAATGGCATTATCAAGTAATTGATACCTTGTTGTTCTGACCTCTGAAGCTCTAATAACGTCCAAATATTCAACCCCCAAAACAAGTACACAAATCCTTAATGATTCCCACTGACACAAATTGGGAGTTTACTCCCAGATACAGCAtgataagggagacaactcacatAAACACTAGGGGTAGGAGGGTTGAGACTCTCTTTTGGAAGAGGTGGATAGGGAGGACTTGGCGGATGTGGAGGAGGACACAGATCCGAATAGTAACCTTTCTTGCCTAGAAGAGAAAAATAAACCATTAATAAACATACACAACAAAGATGTACAGGATCCAGTAGCACCACAGCACAAGACCTAGATACCTATCATAAATGGTACAGAGGGCACGGTGTTACCTAATTTGATATTCAAGTGATTTCAAACTAGCTATTCCTGACTCCATCAACTGACAAGCTGATCTACATCTTACACTTCAGTTCCATCAGACAGATGGATGAATGTCTTTATTCTTGTATCACTGACAAGCTggtatgatgatatatgatgatgaAACAATCTGCATTGAAACATCACACCACCTggataaagtacagtaaaacctgtcaacaccGGCACCAGCACCCAGCATAAAATTTTGGTTCCGCCATTCTACTCCATGTCCTGGCAAGAGTTTCTGGTCCTAACAAGCTATTTTAACTCTATATAACACTGTCTAAACCAACATGgttatgaacagaccaatcaaagACCCATAATCCAATAAACAATATAATCTATTTGGGACACTAGATAATCAGAAAGTGATTGCATGCTGAATCAAATACTTATAGGATGATCATGTTTATGCCCTATAAACACTGCATTAACTGCTTTTTTCAAGTGAATGATGTGTCAGAGAGTAGATAAATAGGCAAGAGATTGACAAGTGTAAatggcagccatgttggaaaATGACTGTCTCCGTCTAATATTGAAGCCTGTCCAAACTGGCATTTTATTTGgggtgctggtttagacaggcTTCACTGTAGTAAGtcttccataaagtttgtccttttcTGACCCTCAAACTTCCAAAACACTGGTCTAAAGTCCATCAGACAGATAACTTGACAACAAATGAAGGTCTATAATAGTCTATTTCCTTTGCAATAAGACTTCATTTTTCAATAGGTGTCCTTCATAGAAATAAttggttatttttgtttgcCATGTGAACACAATCGGCTTCAGCAATTCAGAAAGTCATGAGACAAAGGAACACCTGCATTATGATCTACAAAGCAATCTTTACATTAAACTATGGTACCCCTTAGATACAATTAACTAAGGACaacgatcgctttgtgaaatggggcccaggacctacattttcgaagctcccttaGCCCTTAAATAGTTTTAAGTGGcatacattaacttacgacaatcttagcaCTGAGATAGTTTTGAAAATCTTTCATGACCTATTAGAAAATAATGGCCTTCTGTAAAACCATTAACCCTCTCTATGTCCTTTAACATACTTTCATGATCCTCCCCCTAAAAGACAAAATACAACACATTTTTATCTTATTAAATGTCTATTTTGATTTAGATCCTTCCCAAATATGTCTATTACATGCGCAGATCGCTGGTCCCCTCTGACCCATCACCCTGTATTAAATGACTGGTCCCTTACATGCACAACTAGCCTTCATGATAACTCTTCTCAAACTTGCACAAGGTAATGTCAAACACCATGGTTTCCAAATCCAAAGTCAAACTTACAGCTGTCATAAAGATTGGTTATTTCTTTGGAATTATCCCTTCAATATTAATTCCAGTTTATTGTAAATTTTTTACTCTGCATGTTAATTTCTATGCCATACTTGCAAATATTTCGGTTTCTTGTTCGTTTGAAATATAAGCACAAATTGATGAACATATGCTAAGTTAATTTTTGTGACAAACCCTTGACAACTTTTAGTATTTCTGTCAAACTTTGATAAAATGGTGTTTGTCTGCATAGAGTAACAGTATCCCCGCAAATACTAAGTACAATTGAAGAAAGCCATTACATACCTAGTCCTTTGCTCGCGTCAACAATTTCACGCCCGCACATATTTATTGACAATGTGGGCATAGGTTTCTCATCCTTCTTTTGCACACATGGCTCagttttttcaattttcaaaagtgAACTGTACTCCAACGAAGCACTGACTCTGTCCTTATCAGCTGATGTGCCTTGAAGCAAGTCTTTCTGGTTATTGCTTCCTGTTTGAGCAGATCCCTGAGAGGAGGTCGAGGAATGTTGAGATAAAGCACTGTTGgtaggtgacacaccactttcTGATGACATCACACGATCGGCAGGTGTGCTGCGCAGTCCACCGTTGTCCCGATTCTGATGAGGTCCCGCGATGACCTGTGGCGAGGACCCTATAATTGGCTGCTTGGGTTGCAGCGACATTGAGGGAATGGGTTGCTGACTAGAACTACTGAGTCTACTAGGTCCCTTGTTGGCCTGGTCCTGGCCTTGAGATATCTGAGCAAGAAGGTCCTCAGCCAGGGAGGTAGCAATGTCCTGGCGAGAGAGGAGAGCAGTAAGATCATGTTCACTCAAGCTGGCTGCGGCTGTCTGAAGGTCCTTAGACCCTGGATCTGAGATCATTGGGGTTAAGTTATGAGGGGGTATGTTCCCGCCCTGACCCGGGAAGCCAGATGGCAGTCGGTGATGAGGTGGCTGGCCTGACGCCATCTGTGATGAGGTCGGAGGCAGGGGTCCGGCACCGTAACCCTGAGACGATGGTGTGATTGTGCTCAATGGAATGTTGCTGTGCGGGGGAGGAAGAGGTAGATTCCCACCAGGTGGAGGCAACCCTGGCCTCATACCTGGagggtgaccttgacctggGAGATGACCTTGACTTGGCATATGACTTTTCATTCCTGGTCCATGCTGTCCAGAAATACCTTGGGGATTTGGTCCACCTGCATAACGCATCAAATATTCAAGATTACTTCTTGGAGGTGGATCAGCATATCCAGGGGAAGAGTTTAGATAAGCACTAGGCATTCCAGTTCTACTACTAACAGAGTCTACATGTTTAGTGGCGTGCAGAGAGAAAGGCAAAGAGGGTGCAGCACTACTAAGAGGTGGGCTGTGCACcgagggtggtggtggcccGTCCAACAGTGGAGAGAACGTCGGAGCGCCGGGACAGAGGGGTCCAGACGGTCCTGCACGAGGTCCGAGAATGTTACCTGGCGGCATAACGCCCCCTGTTGGTGAGAGCTGGGACTGCAGAGGATTATGCTGGTTCGGCATATGACCCTGTGGTGGCTGTATACCCATTGGCGGAATCTGATTCCCCTGAACACAGAAACAAGAGTACAGAGTACAACCCTGTGTTTGTAACTTTTTAACAGTTTGAGAAtcacttaaaaaaaataaacaaaacagtaaaaaaATTTTAATGAACAGTGGCCAGTAACTAATGTAAGATATTCTTCTCACATATTTACTGACAGTTCTAATGAAGACCAGTACAAGCTTTTATCTTGAGGTTttggagtgactgagtgaatgagtgaatttagttttacgccgcactcagcaatattccagcttaggGCGGTGGTctacaaataatcaagtctggatcagactatccagtgataaacaccaTGAACCGCAatctgtacaattgggaactgatgatatgtgtcaaccaagtcagagagcatgaccaaccgatcccattACTTGcagctcttacgacaagcaaagtcgccttttgtggcaagcatgggttgctgaaggcctattctatccccgggaccttcaagggtctgtTTTGGAACATCACAGACCTTATCGATTTGAGACAAATCATGAAGAACATGTTGTGGACAAAATTACAATTCTGTGGAGCTCTTGCTGTGATTACTTCTTTGCAGATTGTTTATCACCATATTGAGCACTTaacagctatatgatggcagactgtaaataactgagtctggacaaggTAATCCagagattaacagcatgagcatcaattccAGATTCGATGACATGTCGACCACAGCAGCgtgtctgaccatccgatcccattcaTCATCTCTTACGAATGAATTTAGTGttatgccatactcagcaatattccagctatatggtggcagtctgtaaataattgagtcaggatcagaaaatccagttatcaacagcacaagcataaatctgcgaaactgggaaccgatgacgtgtcaaccaagtcaagcgAGCCTGAGAACCCAATCttgttagtcgccacttatgacaagcatgggttactaaggGTCAATACTTACTTCTCActtggaccttcacgggtcacctgtTATGACAAGTACAAGTTACTGAAGGCTAGTTTTAACAAATGTTCACAGGGTAGCTCATGCTGTGAAATGTAACTATGGCTGGGTACTGAGTATTCACCTGCGTCTGCATGGAGGCCTGCATCTTGagatgctgctgctgcaggTAATACTGATGCTGAAGCTGGTGGAACATCTGCTGCTGCTGCGGAGTCAGGCTACCCTGCAACACGATCATTACATGGTCAGTGACGTAAGTCGTTGGTCACTATTAACATCAACGAAGACTTGTCCACCTAATTAAGTCACTGGAGCTATTGCAGAGTCAGGTTATCCTGCAACAGTCATTCCATGGTCAGTGATGAAAGTCGGTcactattaacatcaacaaagACTTGCCCACCTATTTAAGTCACTGGAGCTATTTCATGGTACACTTTGGAACTGATGATCATCCCATCATGATTGTTATGGCagcgagttagtgagtgaatatggttttacgctacctttagcaatattccagcaagggacaccagaaaagggcttaacacattgtacccatgtgaggaccTCAATcttggtctttggcatgattaGCAAATGTGTTAACCAACAGGCTCCCCTCAAGAATGGCCAGGTGTCAGTACGATCTATTTGTTTGCTACTTCAAAATTTGTGGGTAACAATACAGGCAAGATACATCAAGGGCAGCAACACATGTTACTATGATGTGACATTTCAGAAGAGATTCTGATACAGCTGTACAATAATTTAAtgaagaagctgtcatccatacaGGAGGTTTCATTTATATGTGTTTGTAGTACATTGACTTTATGATCAAGCAAGTATTTTTTtaccccacttttagcaatatcatagcaatattatggtggggggagaccagaaatgctcttcacacatcgtactcatgtcgggaattgaacccagctCTTTGGCAgaacgagcgaatgctttaaacacAATGCTACCTCACCACCACTGCGCACCTACCTGATTTTGTCCCAGGTATTGAAGAAGATGCATTTGCTGCTGGTTAAGAAACTGTGGTGGGGCGCcctgtggggggtggggggccTGTTGAGGGTGTGTAGCTTGAGGGGTAGGCATTTCTTCTGATGAAGGCTGTAAACATCCAAGAAAACTGATgaacaacaaatacaaaaatattctgTGGTCgataatgaaacaaaaatacgCTACATCTGAACATACAACAGGTTCTAATGAGGCTTCAGGAGTATAACCTAAAGTTACGCATGTTTACGTGACACAATACATGATCATTTCTTTTCATGAGAGGCATGAAAAGTCAGCCTGCAGTATTCATCTATATCTACTGCCAGTTAACAAGACACTTAGCAGACAGAAAATGTAGTTAAACATACTACAAAGAGCTGCCTTAcactgcttctagcaatattccagcaatatcatggctggggacaccagaaataaacttcacacactgtacccatg
This genomic stretch from Haliotis asinina isolate JCU_RB_2024 chromosome 4, JCU_Hal_asi_v2, whole genome shotgun sequence harbors:
- the LOC137281647 gene encoding histone demethylase UTY-like isoform X1, with protein sequence MAEVEETPKVPADSHGPILSADDRLQLADFDSRQFGFVKLDASDGTSKKSLLEKGVSHYHNLLRVHAKQSSLANSGSEGQEKVKPIEPGVFCHLGHLHLLLEQYPKALSAYQKFYNMQPDSWKNAPFLYGLGLVYFHFNAFNWAVKAFQQVLYIDPGFKRANEVHIRLGLMFKVINNYDAGLKHFRLALTDSNECSLEKVEIRLHIAHLLEVQGKVNQAKESYEQFAQLEDIKSTVKATALRQLGWLYHTQEQFGDKQTRETRAIHYLQKSNELDPSNGQTWYLLGRCYSSIGKVHDAFVSYRQSIDKSEANADTWCSIGVLYQQQNQPMDALQAYICAVQLDKSHSAAWTDLGILYEACNQPNDSLTCYLNASRNKTRVGSNLASKVKFLQQNLSNVPMQHFQNKPRTLPSIEEAWRLPIPAELTSRQSQAPQPVQQADRPHGMLPPAQIQNGSLPPHSGLAGFTDEDQKKKAQSRKRPSSEEMPTPQATHPQQAPHPPQGAPPQFLNQQQMHLLQYLGQNQGSLTPQQQQMFHQLQHQYYLQQQHLKMQASMQTQGNQIPPMGIQPPQGHMPNQHNPLQSQLSPTGGVMPPGGPNPQGISGQHGPGMKSHMPSQGHLPGQGHPPGMRPGLPPPGGNLPLPPPHSNIPLSTITPSSQGYGAGPLPPTSSQMASGQPPHHRLPSGFPGQGGNIPPHNLTPMISDPGSKDLQTAAASLSEHDLTALLSRQDIATSLAEDLLAQISQGQDQANKGPSRLSSSSQQPIPSMSLQPKQPIIGSSPQVIAGPHQNRDNGGLRSTPADRVMSSESGVSPTNSALSQHSSTSSQGSAQTGSNNQKDLLQGTSADKDRVSASLEYSSLLKIEKTEPCVQKKDEKPMPTLSINMCGREIVDASKGLGKKGYYSDLCPPPHPPSPPYPPLPKESLNPPTPSVYLESKRDAFSPELQQYCHSQPVVVIRGLAGALKLDLGLFSTKTLVEANADHRVEVRTQKQQAPDENRDSWGNKVWHCDSSRSHTTVAKYAQYQASSFQESLKEEAEKAKGQHKEKDSDSDSNSSSSSKGKKVKIIKFGTNVDLSDEKKWKLQLHELTKLPSFTRVVSAGNMLSHVGHTILGMNTVQLYMKVPGSRTPGHQENNNFCSVNINIGPGDCEWFAVPDQYWGVIYNLCEKNSVNYLTGSWWPVLEDLYEEDVPVYRFIQKPGDLVWIGPGTVHWVQAIGWCNNIAWNVGPLTARQFQLGIERYEWNKLQSYKSIVPMVHLSWNLAMNVGMTDVKLYEQIRWSLLRSLRQIQMTYDTLEALGKEVKWHGRSKDETAHYCNECEVEVFNILFVTEQDRKFIVHCQDCVYKTSPTLEGIVVLNQFLIEDLTEIYDKFQLHTAPPTPSLSLVSS